A region from the Vulpes lagopus strain Blue_001 chromosome 5, ASM1834538v1, whole genome shotgun sequence genome encodes:
- the LOC121491809 gene encoding cornifin-like gives MSSQQQKQPCTPPPPPQQQQVKQTCQPPPQEPFVPITKNPCDTKLPQPGNTKLPEPNYPKYPEPGHPIIPESGHIKVPEPAYSEVLQSDYTKVQEPSPSTIIPGQKTKQN, from the coding sequence ATGAGTTCCCAACAGCAGAAGCAGCcctgcacccctcctcccccacctcagcAGCAACAGGTGAAacagacttgccagcctccaccTCAGGAGCCATTTGTTCCCATAACCAAGAATCCATGCGACACCAAGTTACCGCAGCCTGGGAACACCAAACTTCCTGAACCAAACTACCCTAAATATCCTGAGCCAGGCCATCCCATAATTCCTGAATCAGGTCACATCAAGGTCCCTGAGCCAGCCTACTCTGAGGTCCTTCAGTCTGACTACACCAAGGTACAAGAGCCAAGTCCCTCAACCATTATTCCAGGCCAGAAGACCAAGCAGAACTGA